The following are encoded together in the Roseobacter denitrificans OCh 114 genome:
- a CDS encoding Dabb family protein encodes MIRHSVHLRFRADVTEAEKMSLYDALAGLSGHIDGIVDFQHRKNVSVETPLVRGFLDMFWFDFRDTSVRDTYLVDPEHQAIGARIVAALEGGPEGVFVCDVEL; translated from the coding sequence ATGATCCGACATTCTGTTCACCTGCGTTTTCGCGCGGATGTTACCGAAGCTGAAAAAATGTCTCTCTATGATGCCCTCGCGGGCCTTTCGGGTCACATAGACGGCATCGTGGATTTTCAGCACCGCAAGAACGTCTCGGTCGAAACCCCGCTGGTGCGCGGTTTCCTCGACATGTTCTGGTTCGACTTTCGCGACACATCGGTGCGGGACACATATCTTGTCGATCCGGAACATCAGGCCATCGGGGCACGCATCGTCGCAGCACTTGAGGGTGGCCCAGAAGGCGTTTTTGTCTGTGACGTCGAGCTGTAA
- a CDS encoding enoyl-CoA hydratase/isomerase family protein yields MIDLSVRDGIARLVLNRPDKLNALTAEMCDMLAARCREIERGTARVVILSGAGKAFCAGGDIEAWAGETPEAFGDHWVRDGHAAFDALARLTVPVIAQLDGHALGGGLELAACADLRIAEQHIKIGQPETGLGIIPGWSGTQRAVRRFGAQVVRRMALFGEVFDAEEARRLGLVDHVIATGAAHVLAEDLAARVLSRGPQATKLTKMLINAADREDPERIAEALAGRIAAGTDELREGLSAFREKRKPDFS; encoded by the coding sequence ATGATTGATCTAAGTGTTCGGGATGGCATCGCGCGATTGGTTTTGAACCGGCCGGACAAACTGAACGCGCTGACCGCTGAAATGTGCGATATGCTTGCGGCCAGATGCCGGGAAATCGAACGCGGCACCGCCCGCGTTGTGATCCTCTCGGGTGCGGGCAAAGCGTTTTGCGCGGGCGGCGACATCGAAGCCTGGGCCGGTGAAACGCCCGAAGCCTTCGGGGATCATTGGGTGCGGGATGGGCATGCCGCCTTTGACGCGCTGGCCCGCTTGACCGTGCCAGTAATCGCGCAACTGGATGGTCATGCACTTGGTGGCGGCCTGGAACTGGCTGCCTGCGCCGACCTGCGCATTGCCGAGCAGCACATCAAGATCGGCCAGCCGGAAACCGGGCTTGGTATCATCCCGGGGTGGTCCGGCACGCAGCGCGCAGTCCGCCGGTTTGGTGCCCAAGTCGTGCGTCGCATGGCGCTCTTCGGCGAAGTCTTTGACGCTGAAGAAGCCCGCCGTCTGGGCCTCGTCGATCATGTGATTGCCACGGGTGCGGCGCATGTTCTGGCAGAAGACCTCGCCGCGCGTGTGCTGAGCCGTGGGCCGCAGGCGACGAAACTGACCAAGATGCTGATCAATGCCGCAGATCGCGAAGACCCCGAGCGGATCGCCGAGGCTTTGGCAGGGCGCATCGCAGCCGGCACGGATGAATTGCGCGAGGGTCTGTCTGCTTTTCGCGAAAAACGAAAACCGGATTTCTCCTGA
- a CDS encoding (R)-hydratase, whose product MNLSPGRYGYHDLASGDCLVTGARVISAELIDDFARVSGDTYEIHMSDAAAQAKGFERRVAHGLLVLAVIDGLKNNAPARFDALASLGWTWRFVAPVLVGDTISARFVIREKRLTANGKRGITKITAQAMNQHGAIVQEGENGLIFDL is encoded by the coding sequence ATGAACCTCTCGCCCGGCAGGTACGGGTATCACGATCTGGCAAGCGGTGATTGCCTTGTGACAGGCGCACGCGTGATATCGGCAGAGTTGATAGACGATTTTGCGCGTGTCAGCGGCGATACCTACGAAATCCATATGTCGGACGCGGCTGCGCAGGCCAAAGGTTTCGAACGGCGCGTCGCCCATGGATTGTTGGTTCTGGCCGTCATTGATGGATTGAAAAACAACGCGCCAGCCCGTTTTGACGCGTTGGCCTCACTGGGCTGGACATGGCGGTTCGTCGCGCCGGTTCTGGTCGGTGATACGATTTCTGCAAGGTTTGTGATCCGCGAAAAACGCCTGACCGCAAACGGAAAGCGCGGCATCACAAAGATCACAGCGCAGGCCATGAACCAGCATGGCGCCATTGTTCAGGAAGGCGAAAACGGTCTTATTTTCGACCTTTAG
- a CDS encoding aldo/keto reductase yields MDHATRNKFGRVDLEVTAFGFGTAPVGNIFREIDEATSDGMFQAAWDAGVRYYDTAPMYGHGLAELRTGQSLRWKNRDDLVLSSKVGRRLVPARRGDIDFAPWTNAAPFNLEFDYTYDGTMRAFEDSLQRLALERMDICFIHDIDVFTRGDAQPDVFKQAMDGAWKALAKLRDEGVVSAIGVGVNEWQVCQAALEARDFDCFLLAGRYTLLEQEAQDTFLPMCEARGAAVVVGGGFNSGILATGARAGAKYNYAPAPAEIMARVAKIEAVCADHQVPLPAAALQFVVAHPSIPSFIAGTRTIAQLEQNLKWFRHEIPADFWAELKHEGLLRTDAPVPV; encoded by the coding sequence ATGGACCACGCGACAAGGAATAAATTCGGCCGGGTTGATCTTGAGGTCACTGCGTTCGGGTTTGGCACAGCCCCGGTGGGCAACATTTTCCGCGAGATCGACGAAGCGACATCCGACGGCATGTTTCAGGCGGCATGGGATGCAGGCGTCCGGTATTATGATACAGCGCCCATGTACGGCCACGGCCTTGCCGAACTGCGCACAGGCCAATCGCTGCGGTGGAAGAACCGCGATGATCTCGTGCTGTCATCAAAGGTCGGGCGCCGCCTCGTTCCCGCAAGGCGGGGCGATATCGACTTTGCGCCATGGACGAACGCGGCGCCTTTCAATCTTGAATTTGACTATACCTATGATGGCACGATGCGCGCCTTTGAAGACAGCCTGCAACGGCTGGCGCTTGAGCGGATGGATATCTGTTTTATCCACGACATCGACGTTTTCACCCGTGGCGACGCGCAGCCTGACGTTTTTAAACAGGCCATGGATGGCGCGTGGAAAGCGCTGGCCAAATTGCGCGATGAGGGTGTCGTTTCAGCAATTGGCGTCGGGGTAAACGAATGGCAGGTCTGTCAGGCGGCCCTTGAGGCGCGTGATTTTGACTGTTTTCTGCTGGCCGGGCGCTACACGCTTTTGGAGCAGGAGGCGCAGGATACGTTCCTGCCGATGTGTGAAGCGCGCGGTGCCGCAGTCGTTGTCGGCGGCGGGTTCAATTCCGGCATCCTGGCAACGGGGGCGCGGGCAGGTGCCAAATACAACTATGCCCCCGCCCCCGCAGAGATCATGGCGCGCGTCGCAAAGATCGAGGCGGTATGCGCGGACCATCAGGTGCCATTGCCCGCAGCGGCCTTGCAATTCGTCGTCGCACACCCTTCCATCCCCTCCTTTATCGCAGGCACGCGGACCATCGCGCAGTTGGAGCAGAACCTAAAATGGTTCCGCCACGAAATTCCTGCAGATTTCTGGGCCGAACTGAAACACGAAGGGCTGCTGCGCACCGATGCGCCGGTGCCGGTATGA